One part of the Candidatus Aquiluna sp. UB-MaderosW2red genome encodes these proteins:
- a CDS encoding bifunctional proline dehydrogenase/L-glutamate gamma-semialdehyde dehydrogenase, with product MSLNTTQIPSIDGRAELTDATLKLVQQWVLRSSQLKTSSSSQRLAGLLQDPNGLDFAVGFVDGVIRPEDLRVAARNLHGLRKLTPKFLPWILRALIFLGALLAPIFPWIVIPIARVVLKKFVAHLVIDASLGKLGKGLRRLRKNGAKLNINLLGEAVLGEKEAKRRIQKISEILARRDVDYVSIKVSATVSPHSKWAFDETVTDVVQRLTPLYKIAATSATHKFINLDMEEYHDLDVTVAVFKKLLSQPQFKTLEAGIVLQAYLPDALRAMIDLQQWAMLRKHDGGAPIKVRVVKGANLPMEKVDAEIHGWPLATVRSKAEADSNYKRVLNYALTKERVQNVKIGVAGHNLFDIAFAWLLAGERGAQEGMDIEMLLGMAETQSKAVQETVGALVLYTPVVHPQEFDVAIAYLIRRLEEGASSDNFLSGVFELINPVVFDREKTRFLTSLEILGYEIPIPNRLQDRNLDLAVTPATGFENTPDTDSAISQNRAWGYRIINRLETSTIGQQLVEDHTLKSESELEILINKTHAAGIEWGKKDPYQRGQLLHEIGVTLERNRDKLIEVSMAEAGKTLDQADVEVSEAIDFAHYYAERAKDLAEIDGADPDPIPLTVVTPPWNFPIAIPAGSALAALAAGSAVIFKPAGLAARCGAVLAELMLEVLDKNVFVPIQISESGLGQKLLSHQKVGQVILTGGYETAQLFKSFNPGLKLLAETSGKNSLIITPSADLDLAAKDVAYSAFGHAGQKCSAASIVILVGSVATSKRFTRQLLDAVTSVYVSHPSDPRAQMGPLIAPPEAKLLKALTTLGPKENWLLEPKQLDETGKLWSPGIVQGVRPQSTSHLVEYFGPVLAVMTARNLQEALEIQNAVDYGLTAGIHSLDESEINRWLNSVQAGNLYVNRGITGAIVRRQPFGGWKKSAIGPGSKAGGPNYLMGLTNFASKPNSTVGQITNGHINHLLAQASLSGLSDDDLGVVIRGAKSGLQALSEVFGKSTDPSALKAERNVFRYFRSDCSLRIDETASELETWRALMSAAVLGNVSVSASALPTKLVKTLGKLGARVSIESSARWAAKLSGKTARIRFIGDQTNKELLDLRSSCDIAIYDGPQTESGRIELLPYFKEQAVSVTAHRFGSPTKLATQLTI from the coding sequence ATGTCACTAAACACCACGCAAATTCCATCCATCGATGGACGCGCGGAACTCACTGACGCGACTTTAAAACTTGTCCAGCAATGGGTATTGCGATCATCGCAACTCAAAACCTCTTCCTCTTCTCAAAGGCTCGCGGGATTATTGCAGGACCCCAATGGTTTAGATTTTGCGGTCGGCTTTGTTGACGGGGTTATCAGGCCAGAGGATCTAAGGGTTGCAGCCAGAAACCTTCATGGCCTTCGCAAACTCACACCGAAATTCTTGCCCTGGATTTTACGAGCCCTCATTTTTCTAGGAGCGCTTTTAGCCCCAATTTTTCCCTGGATAGTTATACCAATCGCTCGTGTGGTGCTAAAAAAGTTTGTGGCTCACTTGGTGATTGACGCCAGCCTGGGCAAGCTGGGCAAGGGCCTTCGCAGGCTTCGCAAAAACGGCGCCAAGCTCAATATCAATTTGCTGGGTGAAGCGGTTTTGGGAGAAAAAGAAGCCAAGCGCAGAATACAGAAAATATCTGAAATCCTGGCGCGGAGGGATGTGGACTACGTTTCGATAAAGGTCTCAGCCACGGTGTCGCCACATTCAAAATGGGCCTTCGATGAGACTGTCACTGACGTGGTTCAAAGACTCACCCCGCTTTATAAGATTGCGGCCACTTCGGCCACCCACAAGTTCATAAATCTCGACATGGAGGAATACCACGATCTAGATGTAACGGTCGCAGTATTCAAAAAACTTCTTTCTCAACCGCAGTTCAAAACTCTCGAGGCTGGGATTGTGCTTCAGGCCTATTTGCCGGACGCCCTCCGGGCAATGATCGACCTTCAACAATGGGCGATGCTTCGCAAGCATGACGGCGGAGCACCGATAAAGGTGCGTGTAGTCAAGGGGGCCAATCTGCCCATGGAGAAGGTGGATGCCGAGATTCATGGCTGGCCACTTGCCACCGTGCGATCAAAGGCGGAAGCGGATTCGAACTACAAGCGAGTCTTGAACTATGCGCTAACCAAAGAACGCGTGCAAAACGTGAAAATCGGTGTGGCCGGGCACAACCTTTTTGACATTGCCTTCGCTTGGCTTTTGGCCGGGGAGCGCGGTGCCCAAGAAGGCATGGACATTGAAATGCTGTTGGGTATGGCTGAAACCCAATCCAAAGCGGTGCAGGAAACCGTGGGTGCGCTCGTTCTTTATACCCCCGTGGTTCACCCTCAAGAATTCGATGTTGCGATTGCCTACCTAATTCGCAGGCTAGAAGAAGGTGCCAGTAGCGATAACTTTTTGTCCGGCGTCTTCGAGCTGATAAACCCAGTCGTTTTTGACAGAGAGAAAACCCGCTTTTTGACTTCACTCGAAATTCTTGGTTATGAGATCCCCATCCCTAACCGACTCCAAGATCGAAATCTAGACCTTGCAGTGACCCCGGCTACTGGCTTCGAAAATACTCCCGACACCGACTCCGCAATATCTCAAAACCGGGCCTGGGGTTATCGAATTATCAATCGATTAGAGACCAGCACAATTGGCCAACAGCTGGTCGAGGACCACACGCTTAAATCGGAATCCGAACTTGAAATTCTCATCAATAAAACACATGCAGCCGGCATTGAATGGGGTAAAAAAGACCCGTATCAACGTGGCCAACTGCTGCATGAAATCGGGGTAACACTCGAGCGCAATCGGGATAAATTAATCGAAGTCTCGATGGCCGAGGCTGGGAAGACACTTGACCAGGCGGATGTTGAGGTCTCTGAGGCCATCGACTTTGCCCATTACTACGCGGAGCGTGCCAAAGATCTTGCCGAGATTGACGGTGCCGACCCTGACCCAATTCCACTAACGGTAGTCACGCCGCCTTGGAACTTCCCGATTGCAATCCCAGCGGGTTCGGCATTGGCCGCACTGGCTGCGGGTTCGGCAGTCATTTTCAAACCCGCTGGTCTTGCAGCTCGTTGCGGAGCGGTGCTGGCAGAGCTCATGCTCGAGGTGTTGGATAAAAACGTCTTTGTTCCAATTCAAATCTCGGAATCAGGGCTTGGGCAAAAGCTTTTGAGCCATCAAAAGGTAGGTCAAGTTATTCTCACCGGAGGCTACGAGACTGCCCAATTATTCAAATCCTTTAATCCCGGTCTCAAGCTACTTGCCGAGACCAGCGGTAAAAACTCGCTCATCATCACCCCCAGCGCTGATTTAGATCTGGCCGCCAAGGATGTTGCCTATTCGGCCTTTGGTCACGCTGGCCAGAAGTGCTCCGCCGCATCGATCGTGATCCTGGTTGGTTCGGTTGCCACCTCCAAGCGCTTTACTCGGCAGCTGCTGGATGCAGTGACTTCGGTTTATGTCTCGCACCCGAGTGACCCAAGGGCACAGATGGGACCGCTGATTGCGCCTCCAGAGGCCAAGCTCCTCAAGGCACTAACAACATTGGGGCCCAAAGAAAACTGGCTTCTGGAACCCAAGCAATTGGATGAAACAGGAAAGCTCTGGTCTCCCGGCATAGTCCAAGGGGTAAGGCCACAAAGCACTAGCCACCTGGTGGAGTATTTCGGACCCGTCCTCGCAGTCATGACCGCCCGCAACTTGCAAGAGGCTCTGGAGATTCAAAATGCTGTTGATTACGGTCTCACTGCAGGTATTCATTCGCTAGATGAATCGGAAATAAACCGTTGGCTCAATTCAGTGCAAGCCGGCAATCTTTATGTGAATCGCGGAATCACCGGAGCGATTGTCAGACGACAGCCTTTTGGTGGCTGGAAAAAATCTGCGATTGGCCCGGGATCAAAAGCCGGTGGCCCCAACTACCTGATGGGGCTCACCAACTTCGCCTCCAAACCAAATAGCACTGTTGGGCAAATAACCAATGGCCACATTAATCACCTGCTGGCCCAGGCGAGCTTGAGCGGGCTTAGCGACGATGATCTCGGAGTCGTGATTAGGGGCGCCAAAAGTGGTCTTCAGGCCCTGAGCGAGGTCTTTGGCAAATCCACCGACCCTTCGGCCCTAAAGGCCGAGCGAAATGTCTTTCGCTACTTTAGGTCTGATTGCAGCTTACGCATCGATGAAACAGCGAGTGAGCTCGAAACCTGGAGAGCTCTGATGAGCGCTGCGGTCCTAGGCAATGTGAGTGTGAGCGCATCAGCACTCCCAACAAAGCTCGTGAAGACGCTCGGCAAATTGGGGGCGAGGGTTTCAATTGAATCAAGCGCTCGGTGGGCCGCGAAACTTAGTGGAAAAACCGCTCGGATTCGTTTCATTGGAGATCAAACCAACAAGGAACTTTTAGACCTTAGATCGAGCTGTGACATAGCCATTTACGATGGCCCACAAACCGAATCGGGGCGGATTGAGCTATTGCCATACTTCAAAGAACAAGCGGTTAGCGTCACTGCGCATCGTTTTGGAAGCCCTACGAAACTCGCAACTCAGCTCACCATATAG
- a CDS encoding ABC transporter substrate-binding protein, with protein MKKMTKSSIALSAVAILGLAGCADAGSETIVIGSQAYYSNEIVAEAYALVLEDAGFLVERQFSLGQRDVYVPAIVAGEVDLFPEYSGNLLQYFNPEASETSQEDVYNALVAALPEGLTALTLSGASDQDSYNVTKEFAAANNLVSIGDLAGLAKVTLGGPPELTGRPYGPQGLLTTYGVNVAFEATGETTVESLVAGLIDMANVYSADPRIQQLGLVTLKDPQGLFLASNLVPIASEAVNADARALINAISLAMSAEDLVAMNVRSVEEQLSAAVIARDWLVSKGLLN; from the coding sequence ATGAAAAAAATGACAAAGAGTTCGATAGCGCTAAGCGCGGTGGCGATTTTGGGTCTGGCTGGCTGTGCCGATGCCGGAAGCGAAACCATAGTTATTGGCTCACAGGCCTACTACTCCAACGAGATCGTAGCCGAGGCATACGCCCTGGTGCTAGAGGATGCGGGCTTCTTGGTAGAACGACAATTCTCACTAGGCCAACGCGATGTTTACGTTCCGGCGATAGTGGCTGGCGAGGTTGACCTTTTTCCTGAGTATTCCGGAAACCTTTTGCAGTATTTCAACCCGGAAGCATCAGAAACCTCCCAAGAGGATGTTTATAACGCTCTGGTAGCTGCGCTACCCGAGGGCCTAACCGCGCTCACTCTTTCGGGAGCCTCGGACCAAGACTCCTATAACGTCACCAAAGAGTTCGCAGCTGCCAACAATCTTGTGTCAATTGGAGACCTTGCCGGCTTGGCAAAGGTAACCCTCGGTGGCCCACCAGAGCTCACCGGGAGGCCATATGGGCCACAGGGACTACTGACTACCTATGGTGTTAATGTCGCCTTTGAAGCTACCGGTGAGACCACTGTGGAATCTTTGGTTGCTGGCTTGATAGACATGGCCAACGTGTACAGCGCTGACCCAAGAATTCAGCAACTCGGCCTGGTTACCCTCAAGGACCCGCAGGGTCTTTTTCTAGCCTCGAACCTGGTGCCGATTGCCTCCGAGGCGGTCAACGCTGATGCCAGAGCGCTAATCAACGCAATCTCGCTAGCGATGAGTGCCGAAGATCTAGTTGCGATGAATGTTAGAAGCGTTGAAGAGCAGCTTTCCGCCGCCGTTATCGCGAGAGACTGGCTGGTTTCCAAGGGCCTGTTGAACTAA
- a CDS encoding ABC transporter permease: MLSVSEVWRWLLDPTNWEGRYGLVNLFFEHMALSFTAILIAALIAVPIGVAIGHLGKGEAVVVAISSISRAIPTMGLLFALVMLMGIEFRDFAVTLALAIIAIPPILAGSYAGIKAIPQTISQAAKAQGMTAKQLIWHVELPLSATSIIGGARIAYIQVVSTVVLAPLIGLGGLGFGIIQGLALRDFAQVTASAIIIVFITILGDRLIGLAQKLTAVKLAAVEIDR, from the coding sequence ATGCTTAGCGTCTCCGAAGTCTGGCGGTGGTTGCTAGACCCGACCAACTGGGAGGGTCGCTATGGCCTAGTGAACCTGTTCTTTGAGCACATGGCACTGAGCTTTACAGCAATCCTGATTGCGGCTTTGATCGCGGTGCCTATTGGAGTGGCCATCGGGCACCTGGGTAAGGGCGAAGCAGTTGTGGTGGCCATATCCTCAATCTCCAGAGCGATTCCAACCATGGGATTGCTTTTTGCCCTGGTGATGTTGATGGGAATTGAGTTTAGGGACTTTGCCGTAACGCTGGCTTTGGCAATAATTGCTATACCTCCGATTCTCGCGGGCTCCTATGCCGGCATCAAGGCGATCCCGCAGACAATTAGTCAGGCGGCTAAGGCTCAAGGAATGACAGCTAAACAGCTAATTTGGCATGTTGAGCTGCCGCTATCAGCAACATCGATTATTGGTGGTGCAAGGATTGCTTATATCCAAGTCGTATCCACCGTAGTTTTGGCGCCACTTATTGGACTCGGAGGTCTTGGGTTTGGAATCATTCAGGGCTTGGCGCTGCGGGATTTTGCTCAGGTCACAGCCAGCGCCATAATCATCGTCTTTATAACAATTTTGGGCGATCGACTCATCGGATTGGCTCAAAAACTTACCGCGGTTAAACTGGCCGCAGTAGAAATAGATAGGTAA
- a CDS encoding ABC transporter permease, producing the protein MEWALKNLELIYDLTITHLWVSLVPLIIGSVVAIFLARIVPKRFAGSVNGTLGALYAIPSLALFVALPALIGTNYVGPINVVIALSLYVVASMFFSARDAFNQVPSPAIFIARAQGMSPWQRIIHVELPLAVPGLIAGLRVAAASTVSMASIGAVVGVRNLGYLFLDGFQRKIPEEIITGLFAIFVIAILLDAGLWLLSRVLTPWSKKSVKHA; encoded by the coding sequence ATGGAATGGGCACTAAAGAACCTAGAACTAATCTACGATCTCACAATCACTCATTTGTGGGTTTCTCTGGTCCCACTGATTATTGGTTCGGTTGTAGCGATTTTCCTGGCGAGGATTGTTCCGAAGCGTTTTGCAGGTTCAGTAAATGGAACCCTCGGCGCGCTATACGCGATTCCGTCACTGGCTTTATTTGTTGCCCTACCGGCATTGATTGGCACGAATTATGTTGGTCCAATAAACGTTGTGATTGCTCTAAGTCTTTATGTTGTGGCCTCAATGTTCTTCTCGGCCCGAGATGCTTTCAATCAAGTTCCCTCCCCCGCCATCTTTATCGCCAGAGCTCAAGGCATGAGCCCCTGGCAAAGAATCATCCACGTGGAGCTTCCGCTAGCGGTTCCGGGCTTGATAGCTGGCCTCAGGGTTGCTGCTGCGAGCACTGTGTCAATGGCTTCAATTGGCGCTGTTGTTGGAGTACGTAACCTTGGCTACCTATTTTTAGATGGGTTTCAGCGCAAAATACCTGAGGAAATCATCACTGGGTTATTTGCAATTTTTGTGATCGCGATTTTGCTGGATGCGGGCCTCTGGCTCCTGAGTAGGGTGCTAACCCCTTGGAGCAAGAAGTCGGTGAAGCATGCTTAG
- a CDS encoding ABC transporter ATP-binding protein, which produces MIEFKHVSKSYGDAEAVIDFSLTLPTHKITVLMGLSGSGKTTLIRMVNKMVEPSEGAVFIDSNDIAALEPVKLRRSIGYVMQEVGLLPHKSVLENIRLIAEISGQTKPEALKNSKDMLNLVGIDEEFHERFPAQLSGGQQQRVGVARALAIKPNILLMDEPFGAVDPIVREELQDELIRIQLSLGLTIMFITHDRHEALKLADQLVVLSDNGKIEQAGTPLEIKSSPKNDFVKKLLGV; this is translated from the coding sequence TTGATTGAATTTAAACACGTCTCTAAGAGTTATGGTGATGCCGAGGCCGTCATAGACTTCTCATTGACTCTCCCAACTCACAAAATTACCGTCCTGATGGGCCTGTCGGGATCAGGCAAGACCACCTTGATACGCATGGTAAACAAGATGGTGGAGCCTTCTGAGGGCGCGGTGTTTATTGATTCGAATGATATCGCTGCGCTAGAGCCAGTGAAACTTCGCCGATCAATTGGTTACGTAATGCAAGAGGTTGGGCTGTTGCCCCATAAGAGCGTCCTAGAGAACATCAGACTCATTGCAGAAATCTCCGGACAAACCAAACCCGAAGCACTCAAAAACTCGAAAGATATGCTGAATTTGGTTGGGATTGATGAAGAGTTTCACGAGCGCTTCCCAGCGCAATTATCTGGCGGCCAGCAGCAAAGAGTTGGAGTAGCAAGGGCGCTTGCCATAAAGCCCAATATCCTTTTGATGGATGAGCCCTTTGGAGCGGTTGATCCGATTGTTCGTGAAGAATTGCAAGACGAGCTAATCCGAATCCAACTGAGCCTTGGGCTCACAATCATGTTTATTACTCACGATCGCCACGAAGCTCTCAAACTTGCCGACCAGCTAGTAGTGCTATCAGATAACGGCAAAATTGAGCAAGCCGGCACTCCTTTAGAGATAAAATCCTCCCCCAAAAACGACTTTGTCAAAAAGCTGCTCGGTGTCTAA
- a CDS encoding DUF427 domain-containing protein, producing MYVARWNGKVVAQSDSTVEVEGNQYFPMDSVHEEYLAESDMKSSCPWKGEANYFNLSVDGEVNNDAAWIYREPKERALNIAGHVAFWRGVEVTKS from the coding sequence ATGTATGTAGCTAGATGGAACGGCAAAGTAGTTGCCCAGTCGGACAGCACTGTTGAAGTTGAGGGAAACCAGTACTTTCCTATGGACTCAGTGCATGAGGAGTACCTCGCGGAATCAGACATGAAGTCAAGCTGCCCATGGAAGGGCGAGGCTAATTACTTTAACCTGAGCGTTGACGGTGAAGTAAATAACGATGCTGCTTGGATCTACCGGGAGCCAAAAGAGCGAGCCCTAAACATCGCCGGCCACGTCGCGTTTTGGCGTGGCGTAGAGGTAACCAAAAGTTAA
- a CDS encoding L-threonylcarbamoyladenylate synthase, translating to MNLKGLGTSNLLMQEAARLLLKGGLVAFPTETVYGLGADAENPFAVSTIYNVKNRPADHPVIIHIADSKDVLFWARSTPEYAHALMRDYWPGPMTLILSRSPNAKSFITGGQDSVGLRVPNHPIALGLILEFQKQGGHGLAAPSANRYGAVSPTTKAAVELELREYLAPTDLILEGGLSQVGIESTIIDCTGSSPIILRPGAISAEMIEISTGIVVTEPPEQRLRVSGSHKRHYSPKARVLIDKDALFGEGFIALSDVPTPFGAIRLCEPKTIEDYARELYVSLRKADELELKVVRIVQPLGDGLAIALRDRIARSAAKG from the coding sequence GTGAATCTCAAAGGATTAGGCACGAGTAACTTGCTGATGCAAGAGGCCGCTCGGCTCCTTCTGAAAGGTGGCCTGGTAGCCTTTCCGACCGAAACCGTGTATGGCCTAGGGGCCGATGCCGAAAACCCCTTCGCAGTCAGCACGATCTACAATGTCAAGAATCGGCCAGCTGACCACCCCGTGATAATCCACATTGCCGATTCGAAAGATGTTTTATTTTGGGCCAGATCGACTCCAGAATATGCCCACGCTCTGATGAGGGATTATTGGCCTGGGCCAATGACTTTAATACTCTCCAGAAGTCCAAATGCGAAGAGTTTTATAACCGGAGGGCAAGACAGTGTCGGCTTGCGGGTCCCAAATCACCCGATAGCGTTGGGATTGATTTTGGAATTTCAGAAACAAGGCGGCCACGGACTTGCGGCTCCAAGTGCCAACCGCTATGGTGCCGTTTCGCCAACCACCAAAGCGGCGGTTGAGCTGGAACTTAGGGAATATCTTGCCCCGACCGATTTGATCTTGGAAGGAGGTTTATCTCAAGTCGGAATCGAATCCACCATCATTGACTGCACGGGATCCAGCCCGATAATCCTCAGGCCAGGAGCCATTAGTGCCGAAATGATTGAGATCTCGACCGGGATTGTTGTCACTGAACCCCCAGAGCAAAGATTGCGAGTTTCGGGATCCCATAAAAGGCACTACTCCCCAAAAGCACGAGTACTAATAGACAAAGACGCGCTTTTTGGTGAAGGTTTTATCGCTCTGAGTGATGTTCCAACACCCTTTGGCGCAATAAGACTTTGCGAGCCAAAGACCATCGAAGATTACGCGCGTGAGCTTTACGTCTCTCTCAGAAAAGCGGACGAACTGGAATTAAAGGTGGTGCGAATTGTGCAGCCCTTAGGTGACGGTTTAGCAATCGCATTGCGGGATCGAATAGCTCGCTCAGCCGCTAAGGGTTAA
- a CDS encoding DUF305 domain-containing protein, whose product MLDHQAIIHPAKYVVGMASDEDLDKLLSELSPKFDRIFLSIMTYRPKGELEMVQEIENSQNEDESSLAQGVIAAQQAKVRQMEDLLQGQTNA is encoded by the coding sequence ATGTTGGATCATCAGGCCATAATCCACCCAGCAAAATACGTGGTTGGAATGGCCTCGGATGAAGATCTCGACAAACTTTTATCTGAACTCTCTCCAAAGTTTGACAGAATATTTTTATCCATAATGACTTACCGTCCCAAAGGAGAGCTGGAAATGGTTCAGGAGATTGAGAATTCTCAAAACGAAGATGAAAGCTCTTTGGCTCAAGGAGTAATCGCTGCGCAACAAGCTAAGGTGCGGCAGATGGAAGACCTTCTTCAGGGACAAACCAATGCTTAG